A stretch of Streptococcus sp. oral taxon 061 DNA encodes these proteins:
- a CDS encoding DNA-directed RNA polymerase subunit beta, with product MAGHDVQYGKHRTRRSFSRIKEVLDLPNLIEIQTDSFKDFLDHGLKEVFEDVLPISNFTETMELEFVGYEIKEPKYTLEEARIHDASYSAPIFVTFRLINKETGEIKTQEVFFGDFPIMTEMGTFIINGGERIIVSQLVRSPGVYFNDKVDKNGKVGYGSTVIPNRGAWLELESDSKDIAYTRIDRTRKIPFTTLVRALGFSGDDEIFDIFGDSELVRNTVEKDIHKNPMDSRTDEALKEIYERLRPGEPKTAESSRTLLVARFFDPRRYDLAAVGRYKINKKLNIKTRLLNQTIAEPLVDPETGEILVEKGTVMTRDVIESIESHLDGDLNKIVYTPNDSAVLTEPVVLQKFKVVAPTDPDRVVTIIGNANPEDKVRTITPADILAEMSYFLNLAEGIGRVDDIDHLGNRRIRAVGELLANQVRLGLSRMERNVRERMSVQDNEVLTPQQIINIRPVTAAIKEFFGSSQLSQFMDQHNPLSELSHKRRLSALGPGGLTRDRAGYEVRDVHYTHYGRMCPIETPEGPNIGLINNLSSYGHLNKYGFIQTPYRKVDRATGKVTNEIVWLTADEEDEFTVAQANSKLNADGTFAEKVVMGRHQGVNQEYPASSVDYMDVSPKQVVAVATACIPFLENDDSNRALMGANMQRQAVPLIDPKAPFVGTGMEYQAAHDSGAAVIAQHGGKVTYADADKVEVRREDGSLDVYHIQKFRRSNSGTAYNQRTLVRVGDVIEKGDFIADGPSMEKGEMALGQNPIVAYMTWEGYNFEDAVIMSERLVKDDVYTSVHLEEYESETRDTKLGPEEITREIPNVGEDALKDLDEMGIIRIGAEVKEGDILVGKVTPKGEKDLSAEERLLHAIFGDKSREVRDTSLRVPHGADGVVRDVKIFTRANGDELQSGVNMLVRVYIAQKRKIKVGDKMAGRHGNKGVVSRIVPVEDMPYLPDGTPVDIMLNPLGVPSRMNIGQVMELHLGMAARTLGIHIATPVFDGASSEDLWDTVKEAGMDSDAKTILYDGRTGEPFDNRVSVGVMYMIKLHHMVDDKLHARSVGPYSTVTQQPLGGKAQFGGQRFGEMEVWALEAYGASNVLQEILTYKSDDINGRLKAYEAITKGKPIPKPGVPESFRVLVKELQSLGLDMRVLDEDDQEVELRDLDEGMDEDVIHVDDLEKARERAAQEAKAAFEAEENAKAEATEEAAEQE from the coding sequence TTGGCAGGACATGACGTTCAATACGGGAAACATCGTACCCGTCGTAGTTTTTCAAGAATTAAAGAAGTTCTTGACTTACCAAATTTGATTGAAATTCAAACTGATTCATTTAAAGATTTCCTAGACCATGGTCTGAAGGAAGTGTTTGAAGATGTATTGCCAATTTCAAACTTCACAGAAACAATGGAGTTGGAATTTGTTGGCTACGAAATCAAAGAACCTAAATATACGCTTGAAGAAGCTCGCATCCATGATGCAAGTTATTCAGCACCAATCTTTGTAACTTTCCGCTTGATTAACAAAGAAACTGGCGAAATCAAAACTCAAGAAGTCTTCTTTGGAGATTTCCCAATCATGACTGAGATGGGTACTTTCATCATCAACGGTGGTGAACGTATTATCGTATCACAGTTGGTGCGTTCTCCAGGTGTTTACTTTAATGATAAAGTAGACAAAAACGGTAAAGTGGGCTACGGTTCAACTGTTATCCCTAACCGTGGAGCTTGGTTGGAACTGGAAAGTGACTCAAAAGACATCGCCTATACTCGTATCGACCGTACACGTAAAATTCCATTTACGACTTTGGTTCGTGCACTTGGTTTCTCAGGCGATGACGAAATCTTTGATATCTTTGGTGACAGCGAGTTGGTTCGCAACACTGTTGAAAAAGATATCCATAAAAACCCAATGGACTCTCGTACAGACGAAGCTTTGAAAGAAATTTATGAGCGTCTTCGTCCAGGTGAACCAAAAACTGCTGAGAGTTCACGTACCTTGCTTGTGGCTCGTTTCTTCGACCCACGTCGTTATGACTTGGCAGCTGTTGGACGCTACAAGATTAACAAGAAATTAAATATTAAAACTCGTTTGCTCAACCAAACAATTGCTGAACCATTGGTGGACCCTGAAACCGGTGAAATCTTGGTTGAAAAAGGTACTGTAATGACTCGCGATGTCATCGAAAGTATCGAAAGTCACTTGGATGGTGATTTGAACAAGATTGTCTACACTCCAAATGACTCAGCTGTTTTGACAGAACCAGTTGTTCTTCAAAAATTCAAGGTTGTGGCACCAACTGATCCAGACCGTGTTGTAACAATCATCGGCAATGCAAATCCAGAGGATAAAGTTCGCACGATTACTCCTGCAGATATCCTCGCTGAGATGAGCTACTTCCTCAACTTGGCTGAAGGTATCGGTCGTGTCGATGATATCGACCACCTCGGAAACCGTCGTATTCGTGCCGTTGGTGAATTGCTTGCCAACCAAGTACGTCTTGGACTTTCACGTATGGAACGTAATGTTCGTGAACGTATGTCTGTTCAAGATAACGAAGTATTGACACCTCAACAAATCATTAACATCCGTCCAGTGACTGCGGCGATTAAAGAATTCTTTGGTTCTTCACAATTGTCACAGTTCATGGACCAACACAACCCACTTTCTGAGCTGTCTCACAAACGTCGTTTGTCTGCCTTAGGGCCTGGTGGTTTGACACGTGACCGCGCTGGATATGAAGTGCGTGACGTGCACTACACTCACTATGGACGTATGTGTCCAATCGAAACGCCTGAAGGACCAAACATCGGTTTGATCAATAACTTGTCTTCATACGGACACCTCAACAAGTATGGTTTCATTCAAACTCCATACCGCAAGGTTGACCGTGCAACTGGTAAAGTTACCAACGAAATCGTTTGGTTGACAGCCGATGAAGAAGATGAGTTCACAGTAGCGCAGGCTAACTCTAAATTGAACGCAGATGGAACTTTTGCTGAAAAAGTTGTCATGGGACGTCACCAAGGGGTTAACCAAGAATATCCAGCATCAAGCGTTGACTATATGGACGTTTCTCCTAAGCAGGTAGTTGCCGTTGCGACAGCATGTATTCCTTTCTTGGAAAACGATGACTCCAACCGTGCCCTCATGGGAGCCAACATGCAACGTCAGGCTGTTCCGTTGATCGATCCTAAAGCGCCTTTCGTTGGTACTGGTATGGAATACCAAGCAGCCCATGACTCAGGAGCGGCAGTTATTGCACAACATGGTGGTAAGGTTACCTATGCGGATGCGGACAAAGTAGAAGTTCGCCGTGAAGATGGTTCCCTTGATGTTTACCACATCCAAAAATTCCGTCGTTCAAACTCAGGTACTGCTTATAACCAACGTACCCTTGTTCGAGTTGGCGATGTTATCGAAAAAGGTGACTTTATCGCTGATGGACCTTCTATGGAGAAAGGTGAAATGGCGCTTGGACAAAACCCAATCGTTGCCTACATGACATGGGAAGGTTACAACTTCGAGGATGCCGTTATCATGAGCGAACGCTTGGTGAAAGACGATGTTTACACATCTGTTCACCTTGAAGAATACGAATCAGAAACTCGCGATACAAAGCTTGGGCCTGAAGAAATCACTCGTGAAATTCCAAACGTTGGTGAAGATGCCCTTAAAGATCTCGACGAAATGGGTATCATCCGTATCGGTGCTGAGGTTAAAGAAGGGGATATTCTTGTAGGTAAAGTAACACCTAAGGGTGAAAAAGATCTTTCTGCTGAAGAGCGTCTCTTGCACGCTATCTTCGGTGACAAATCTCGTGAAGTTCGTGACACTTCCCTTCGTGTACCACACGGTGCCGATGGTGTCGTTCGTGATGTTAAAATCTTTACACGTGCAAACGGTGATGAATTGCAATCTGGTGTCAACATGCTGGTTCGCGTATACATCGCACAAAAACGTAAGATTAAGGTCGGAGATAAGATGGCCGGACGTCACGGAAACAAAGGGGTTGTCTCTCGTATCGTTCCTGTAGAAGACATGCCTTACCTTCCGGATGGAACTCCAGTCGATATCATGTTGAACCCACTTGGGGTGCCATCACGTATGAATATCGGTCAGGTTATGGAGCTTCACCTTGGTATGGCGGCTCGTACTCTTGGTATCCACATCGCAACACCAGTCTTTGACGGAGCAAGTTCTGAAGATCTTTGGGACACTGTCAAAGAAGCAGGTATGGATAGCGATGCTAAGACGATTCTTTACGATGGGCGTACTGGTGAACCATTTGATAACCGTGTGTCAGTTGGTGTCATGTACATGATCAAACTTCACCATATGGTTGATGATAAATTGCACGCTCGTTCAGTCGGACCATACTCAACCGTTACACAACAACCACTCGGAGGTAAAGCTCAGTTTGGTGGACAACGTTTCGGTGAGATGGAGGTTTGGGCGCTTGAAGCCTACGGTGCGTCAAATGTCCTTCAAGAAATCTTGACTTACAAGTCTGACGATATCAACGGACGTTTGAAAGCATATGAAGCTATTACAAAAGGAAAACCAATTCCAAAACCAGGTGTTCCAGAATCATTCCGAGTTCTTGTAAAAGAATTGCAATCTCTTGGTCTTGATATGCGTGTCCTTGACGAAGACGATCAAGAAGTGGAACTTCGTGACCTTGATGAAGGAATGGACGAAGATGTCATCCACGTAGATGACCTTGAAAAAGCCCGCGAAAGAGCAGCTCAAGAGGCTAAAGCAGCCTTTGAAGCAGAAGAAAATGCAAAGGCGGAAGCAACAGAAGAAGCTGCTGAACAAGAATAA
- a CDS encoding rhodanese-like domain-containing protein — translation MFHLFTKIDSISTSELEAKLKEPIQLLDVRTPTEFRRGHIKNAKNVPLTEIGAYTPATNETLYVICHSGVRSKMAAKKLKKKGYDVINVRGGMSAWTGKII, via the coding sequence ATGTTTCATTTATTTACAAAAATTGATAGTATTTCTACCAGCGAATTGGAAGCTAAACTCAAGGAACCAATTCAACTACTGGATGTGCGGACGCCTACGGAATTCCGTAGAGGCCATATCAAAAACGCCAAGAATGTTCCTCTAACCGAAATCGGAGCTTACACACCTGCGACAAATGAAACACTTTATGTCATTTGCCATTCCGGTGTTCGAAGCAAGATGGCTGCTAAAAAGCTAAAGAAAAAAGGCTATGATGTTATCAACGTCCGAGGTGGTATGAGCGCTTGGACAGGCAAGATCATATAG
- a CDS encoding FAD-dependent oxidoreductase has product MKIIIIGGVAGGMSAATRLRRLLEDAEITIFEKGPFVSFANCGLPYYVSGEIANRDSLLVQTPESLKARFNLDVRPFHEVISISPAEHTVTVRHDGQEFTEGYDKLILSPGAKPFVPAIDGLAEAKNAYTLRNVPDLDEIMAALDNHPKEAVVIGAGFIGLEMAENLAKRGLQVTIVEKAPHVLPSLDQEMAAFVQAELVKNSVRVITSQSATRFKDQGKVIVLENGQKITSDLTILSVGVEPENSLAKAAGIELGLRGGILVDEHYETSQKDIFAVGDAIVVKQEITGQDALISLASPANRQGRQVADVIAGLGRTNKGSIGTAIVRAFNMTAASTGLSERILTMNQLPYKALHVSGKDHAGYYPGATDITLKLLFDTTSGKIYGAQGVGKKGVDKRIDILATAIKANLTVFDLPELEFSYAPPFGSAKDPVNMLGYAAMNLIEGLSDNIQWYQLEDELAKGKKFLDVRTSGEFQSGRLKVDTIHIPLNELRERLDELDKNQAYIVSCHSGLRSYIAERILKQAGFTVQNLDGAYSLYKMANPEGVEYAN; this is encoded by the coding sequence ATGAAAATTATCATTATTGGAGGAGTTGCAGGCGGTATGTCTGCAGCAACCCGTCTCAGACGTCTCTTAGAAGACGCTGAAATCACTATTTTTGAGAAAGGTCCCTTTGTTTCCTTTGCAAACTGCGGACTTCCTTACTATGTTTCAGGAGAAATTGCAAACCGTGATAGTTTATTAGTCCAAACCCCTGAAAGTCTCAAGGCACGGTTTAATCTGGATGTACGACCTTTCCATGAGGTCATCAGCATTTCCCCAGCAGAGCATACTGTGACTGTCCGCCATGATGGACAGGAATTCACAGAAGGCTACGATAAGTTGATTCTCTCCCCAGGAGCTAAGCCATTTGTTCCTGCCATTGATGGCTTGGCAGAAGCTAAGAATGCTTACACGCTCCGCAATGTTCCCGATCTTGACGAGATTATGGCTGCCTTGGACAATCATCCAAAAGAAGCTGTCGTTATCGGTGCAGGCTTTATCGGGCTTGAAATGGCTGAAAACCTGGCGAAACGTGGATTACAAGTTACCATCGTTGAGAAAGCACCCCATGTCTTGCCATCATTAGATCAAGAAATGGCAGCCTTTGTCCAAGCAGAATTGGTTAAAAACAGCGTCCGCGTTATCACTTCTCAGTCTGCGACTCGATTTAAAGACCAAGGAAAAGTCATCGTTCTTGAAAACGGTCAGAAGATAACTTCTGACCTCACCATCCTTTCTGTCGGTGTTGAACCTGAAAATAGTCTGGCTAAAGCTGCGGGGATTGAACTGGGACTTCGTGGCGGGATCCTGGTCGATGAACATTACGAAACCAGTCAAAAAGATATTTTTGCAGTTGGGGATGCCATCGTCGTCAAGCAAGAGATTACGGGCCAAGACGCTCTCATCTCACTCGCTTCTCCTGCCAATCGTCAAGGACGCCAAGTGGCGGACGTCATCGCAGGACTTGGTCGTACAAACAAAGGCAGTATCGGCACTGCGATCGTTCGTGCCTTTAATATGACAGCTGCTTCGACTGGTCTTAGCGAGCGTATCCTTACCATGAATCAACTTCCTTACAAGGCACTTCATGTCAGCGGGAAAGATCATGCTGGTTATTATCCAGGAGCTACTGATATTACCTTGAAACTCCTCTTCGACACAACCAGTGGAAAAATATACGGTGCCCAAGGAGTTGGGAAGAAAGGTGTTGACAAGCGAATCGATATCCTAGCAACTGCTATTAAAGCAAATCTCACTGTCTTTGATTTGCCAGAGTTAGAGTTTTCCTATGCACCGCCATTTGGCTCTGCCAAGGATCCGGTCAATATGCTGGGTTACGCCGCTATGAACCTCATCGAAGGTCTCAGTGACAATATCCAGTGGTACCAACTAGAAGATGAACTGGCTAAGGGCAAAAAGTTCCTAGATGTACGAACAAGTGGCGAATTCCAAAGTGGTCGACTTAAGGTTGACACCATCCACATCCCCCTAAACGAACTACGGGAACGCTTGGATGAACTAGACAAGAACCAAGCCTACATCGTTAGCTGCCACAGTGGTTTACGCAGCTATATCGCAGAGCGTATCCTCAAGCAAGCAGGATTTACCGTCCAAAACCTTGACGGCGCTTATTCACTATACAAAATGGCGAATCCAGAAGGAGTAGAATATGCTAACTAA
- a CDS encoding rhodanese-like domain-containing protein: MLTNISMADFYEKYQHEHLDLIDVREVHEFQAGHAPGAKNLPLSTLEQGYKELKPDHEYHVICQGGVRSASACQFLSAQGLTVTNVEGGMNAWPGDI, from the coding sequence ATGCTAACTAATATCAGCATGGCTGACTTTTATGAAAAATATCAACATGAACATCTAGATCTTATCGATGTCCGTGAAGTACATGAATTCCAAGCAGGACATGCACCAGGTGCCAAAAATCTTCCGTTAAGTACCTTGGAGCAAGGCTACAAAGAACTCAAACCTGACCATGAATACCATGTCATCTGTCAAGGAGGTGTACGTTCTGCCTCTGCCTGTCAATTTCTCAGCGCCCAAGGCCTCACCGTTACCAATGTAGAAGGTGGCATGAATGCCTGGCCAGGTGATATTTAA
- a CDS encoding metal-sensitive transcriptional regulator, producing the protein MTNSKYITRLKRSEGQLRGIQKMMEEERDCVDIITQLTAVRSSVDRIIELMITENLTSCINDPLEDPQAQKERLEKAVKYLIKRK; encoded by the coding sequence ATGACAAATTCAAAATACATTACACGCCTCAAACGCTCAGAGGGTCAATTGCGAGGTATTCAAAAAATGATGGAGGAAGAGCGTGATTGTGTCGATATCATTACTCAATTAACAGCAGTGCGATCCAGTGTTGATCGTATTATTGAACTGATGATAACGGAGAATTTAACATCTTGTATTAACGACCCTTTAGAGGATCCTCAAGCACAGAAGGAAAGATTGGAAAAGGCGGTTAAATACTTGATTAAACGCAAGTAA
- a CDS encoding DUF2079 domain-containing protein produces the protein MKRILTNLIEQRMYYLSCLLGAYLLMILIELLTSTPHDVFLALAPVSALIIGTFFIVGSALILFAKKFPALSIFKINTLLLNIVLFIAIYKSMSFFLSLGLLLLTLILYIGSFLRKEKLSFSYLLVILFTTPRLLTLASSNFQDTALEFHAFNLADTRFNIIIWPVIFAGLLSGATLLLIHNSPLKQYLERYKKLLTYGVFSIVALYIVYLSVVFVYKVKTFDGSTFDIGLFSQMFHRMSTDLTAITTLERDRVLSHFAVHISPIFYLMLPFYKLFPHVETLEVLQIWVVFSAVIPLKLLLSKLNLSKLANILTILWFVLLPVLTTAGGYHLHENCFLVPLIFWVFYFIVNEKKWGILISTILLLLVKEDAFIYVISIGMYFLSQKRFFLTTKTRKWIVFSEFVLPVLYFGFSMYLLKTYGEGGLISRYDAFLMSNESGISSVLKNLLLHPTFAISHLFMAKKLGYLFLTLAPLCFLPLIQRNWSTYFLSLPLIVINLLSDWPYQHDIGFQYSYGTSALLFIMALLALEDLKLHKLINEKIVISFIFVGMIFSGTILHRLTQSWSFNIGYYQQNKEKFEAIKYGLEILPEDASIVAEGGYTPALRKHRALYDIFYHNQRKADPSIDYVVIPREQKGKNDVYDPLITSYETLGYKESKYATKELFILEKPE, from the coding sequence ATGAAACGAATTCTAACAAACTTGATAGAGCAACGAATGTATTACTTATCTTGTTTACTCGGAGCCTATCTTCTGATGATTTTGATCGAATTGTTAACTTCAACACCACACGATGTATTTCTCGCCTTAGCTCCCGTGTCAGCTTTAATAATAGGAACTTTTTTTATAGTTGGGTCCGCTTTGATTCTTTTTGCTAAAAAATTTCCTGCATTAAGTATTTTCAAAATCAATACTTTATTATTAAACATTGTATTATTTATTGCTATCTATAAGAGCATGTCCTTTTTCTTATCCCTAGGTTTGCTATTATTGACATTAATATTATATATAGGCAGTTTTTTAAGAAAAGAAAAACTTTCTTTTTCATATCTGCTCGTCATTTTATTCACAACACCTCGTCTCTTGACATTGGCCAGTTCAAACTTCCAAGATACTGCACTTGAGTTTCATGCTTTCAATCTGGCAGACACTCGATTTAACATCATTATTTGGCCTGTTATCTTTGCTGGTTTGCTTTCGGGAGCTACCCTTCTTTTAATTCACAACTCTCCGCTTAAGCAATACTTAGAGCGCTACAAAAAATTACTAACCTATGGTGTATTTTCTATAGTTGCTCTCTATATAGTCTATCTCTCAGTTGTTTTTGTCTATAAGGTAAAAACCTTTGATGGTTCCACCTTTGATATTGGTCTATTCTCACAGATGTTTCATCGGATGAGTACTGACTTGACAGCCATCACAACACTCGAACGTGATCGAGTATTATCTCACTTTGCAGTTCACATCTCACCCATTTTCTATCTGATGTTACCTTTCTACAAGCTTTTCCCGCATGTTGAAACTTTAGAAGTGCTACAAATTTGGGTTGTGTTCTCTGCAGTTATTCCTTTAAAATTGCTTCTCTCCAAATTGAATCTATCGAAATTGGCAAACATTTTGACAATTCTTTGGTTCGTACTTTTACCTGTATTAACTACTGCAGGAGGTTATCACCTGCATGAAAATTGTTTCTTGGTTCCTTTGATATTTTGGGTATTCTATTTCATAGTAAATGAGAAGAAGTGGGGTATTCTAATATCCACTATCCTACTACTTTTGGTCAAAGAAGATGCTTTTATCTATGTTATTAGCATTGGTATGTATTTCTTATCACAAAAACGCTTCTTTCTAACCACTAAGACAAGGAAATGGATTGTTTTTTCAGAATTTGTTTTACCAGTTCTCTACTTTGGATTTTCAATGTATCTTTTAAAGACTTATGGAGAAGGAGGGTTAATTTCTCGATATGATGCGTTCTTAATGAGTAACGAGAGCGGGATTTCTAGTGTGTTAAAAAATTTGCTTCTTCACCCGACTTTCGCTATCAGCCATCTGTTTATGGCTAAAAAGTTAGGATATTTATTCTTAACCCTTGCCCCTTTATGTTTCTTACCTTTAATTCAAAGAAACTGGTCAACTTACTTCCTTAGCCTACCATTGATTGTCATAAATCTATTGTCAGATTGGCCTTATCAACATGACATCGGATTTCAATATAGCTACGGTACTAGCGCTTTACTCTTTATTATGGCTTTACTAGCTTTGGAAGATTTAAAATTGCACAAACTCATTAACGAAAAAATTGTGATTTCATTTATTTTTGTTGGCATGATTTTTTCTGGTACTATTCTTCATCGCCTTACTCAAAGTTGGTCTTTCAACATTGGCTATTATCAACAAAATAAAGAGAAATTTGAAGCAATCAAATATGGCCTAGAAATTCTACCAGAAGATGCCTCAATCGTTGCAGAAGGAGGCTATACACCTGCACTTAGAAAACATCGGGCCCTATACGATATTTTCTACCACAACCAACGAAAAGCCGACCCATCAATTGATTATGTCGTAATTCCACGTGAACAAAAAGGGAAGAACGATGTCTATGATCCTTTAATTACTAGCTATGAAACACTAGGATATAAAGAAAGTAAGTACGCAACAAAAGAACTTTTCATTCTCGAAAAACCTGAATAA
- a CDS encoding VOC family protein: MVYEYNSRIHLAEVALNVKDLESQTAFYHQLLGLEILIQSENQVLLGAGGKPLVRLIKTDDISNPKQSCGLYHMALLLPSREDLANVFKHLLDLKIPLVGGADHGYSEAVYLEDLEGNGIELYRDKPVTEWDIREDGRIIGVTEELSAQDIYELGKEIEPFAIASGTRMGHVHLSVKNSREASSFYQSALGLEDKFTIPHASWIASGDYHHHLAVNEWGGKNLAPREQGMVGLAYYVVEVKNKEELLKVFAQSQSNQAITQWLSSAGFRITDGDGIVTRIRVRN; encoded by the coding sequence ATGGTTTACGAGTATAATAGTCGCATTCATTTGGCTGAAGTAGCTTTAAATGTCAAGGACTTAGAAAGTCAGACAGCATTTTATCATCAGTTGCTTGGGTTGGAGATTTTGATTCAATCGGAAAATCAAGTTCTTTTAGGTGCCGGTGGGAAACCGCTAGTTCGGCTAATTAAGACAGATGACATTAGCAATCCTAAGCAAAGTTGTGGTCTTTATCATATGGCCCTTCTTTTGCCGAGTCGTGAAGATTTGGCTAATGTTTTTAAACACTTGTTAGACTTAAAGATTCCATTAGTTGGTGGAGCTGATCATGGCTATAGTGAAGCTGTCTATCTAGAAGACCTGGAGGGTAATGGCATAGAACTCTATAGAGACAAGCCTGTGACCGAGTGGGATATTCGTGAGGATGGACGAATTATCGGTGTGACAGAAGAGCTGTCTGCACAAGATATCTACGAACTAGGAAAAGAAATAGAGCCTTTTGCAATCGCAAGTGGCACTCGCATGGGTCATGTTCACCTATCTGTTAAAAACAGCCGAGAAGCTAGCTCTTTCTATCAATCTGCTCTCGGTCTTGAAGATAAATTCACGATACCACACGCTAGTTGGATTGCATCAGGGGATTACCATCATCATCTAGCAGTTAACGAATGGGGAGGTAAAAACTTAGCTCCTCGTGAGCAAGGAATGGTGGGGCTAGCCTACTATGTCGTTGAAGTTAAGAACAAAGAGGAGTTGTTAAAGGTGTTTGCTCAGTCACAAAGCAATCAGGCGATAACACAGTGGCTTTCTTCTGCAGGATTTAGGATAACTGATGGTGATGGCATTGTGACTCGAATTAGAGTAAGAAATTAG
- a CDS encoding zinc ABC transporter substrate-binding protein AdcA: MKKLGLLLASLVTLFLVACSNQKQADGKLNIVTTFYPVYEFTKQVAGDTANVELLIGAGTEPHDYEPSPKAVAKIQDADAFVYENENMETWVPKLLDSLDAKKVKTIKATGDMLLLPGGEEEEDHDHGEEGHHHEYDPHVWLSPARAIKLVEHIRDSLSADYPDKKATFEQNAAAYIEKLQALDKAYTEGLSSAKQKSFVTQHAAFRYLALDYGLNQVSISGLSPDAEPSASRLAELTEYIKKNKISYIYFEENASQALANTLSKETGVKLDVLNPLESLTEEDMKAGENYISVMEKNLKALKQTTDQAGAEIEPEKAEETKTVQNGYFEDADVKDRTLSDYAGNWQSVFPFLENGTLDQVFDYKAKLTGKMTKDEYKAYYQKGYQTDVSKINITDNTMEFIQGDQSKKYTYKYVGKKILTYKKGNRGVRYLFEATDADAGQFKYVQFSDHNIAPVKTGHFHIFFGGTSQEALFEEMDNWPTYYPENLSGQEIAQEMLAH; encoded by the coding sequence ATGAAAAAACTAGGCCTACTTTTGGCAAGCCTTGTGACACTATTCTTAGTCGCTTGTTCCAATCAAAAACAAGCAGACGGGAAATTAAATATCGTTACAACTTTCTATCCTGTCTACGAATTTACCAAGCAAGTAGCAGGGGACACAGCCAATGTCGAACTCTTAATCGGGGCTGGAACAGAGCCACATGACTATGAACCATCACCTAAGGCGGTCGCTAAAATTCAAGATGCTGATGCCTTTGTTTATGAGAATGAAAATATGGAAACTTGGGTTCCCAAGCTTTTAGATTCACTAGATGCGAAAAAAGTAAAAACAATCAAGGCTACTGGAGATATGTTGCTTCTTCCAGGAGGTGAAGAGGAGGAAGACCATGACCACGGTGAAGAAGGTCATCATCACGAGTATGACCCTCATGTATGGTTGTCTCCTGCGCGTGCAATCAAACTTGTAGAACATATCCGTGATAGTCTTTCAGCTGACTATCCAGATAAGAAGGCGACTTTTGAACAAAATGCAGCAGCTTATATCGAAAAACTACAAGCTTTGGACAAGGCTTATACTGAAGGACTTTCTAGTGCAAAACAAAAGAGTTTTGTGACTCAACACGCGGCCTTTCGTTATCTAGCATTGGACTACGGACTCAATCAAGTTTCTATTTCAGGACTATCGCCAGATGCGGAGCCGTCAGCAAGTCGCTTGGCAGAATTGACCGAATATATCAAGAAAAACAAGATTTCTTATATCTACTTTGAAGAAAATGCCTCTCAAGCTCTAGCCAATACTCTTTCAAAAGAAACAGGAGTGAAGTTAGACGTTCTAAATCCTCTTGAAAGTTTAACCGAAGAGGATATGAAGGCGGGAGAGAACTATATCTCTGTTATGGAGAAAAATCTCAAAGCTCTCAAGCAAACAACTGACCAGGCAGGGGCAGAAATTGAACCAGAAAAAGCAGAGGAAACTAAAACCGTTCAAAATGGTTACTTTGAGGATGCAGATGTTAAGGACCGTACCTTGAGTGACTATGCTGGCAACTGGCAGTCTGTTTTTCCTTTCCTCGAAAATGGTACTCTAGATCAAGTCTTTGACTACAAGGCTAAATTGACTGGCAAAATGACTAAGGATGAATACAAAGCCTACTATCAAAAAGGCTATCAAACCGATGTATCTAAGATTAATATCACGGATAACACCATGGAATTCATTCAAGGTGACCAAAGTAAAAAATATACATACAAGTATGTCGGCAAGAAAATCTTGACCTATAAGAAAGGGAATCGAGGAGTTCGTTATCTCTTTGAAGCGACAGATGCGGATGCTGGACAATTTAAGTATGTTCAATTCAGTGACCACAATATCGCGCCAGTTAAGACTGGGCACTTCCATATTTTCTTTGGAGGAACTAGCCAAGAAGCCCTCTTTGAAGAGATGGACAACTGGCCAACCTACTATCCAGAGAATTTATCTGGTCAAGAAATCGCCCAAGAAATGTTGGCTCATTAA